A region of Lacinutrix sp. Hel_I_90 DNA encodes the following proteins:
- a CDS encoding RND family transporter — MSKQKKSKFWDVVARLILRNKIGILLSLIIITVLFSTQWKHMRFTYTEANLLPDDHEVNIEYNKFLDIFGEEGNLIVFGVKDSTLFTVEKLNAWNALSESFRNYKEVEAVVSIKDLQKLVKNNEAQKFDLEPFIKDSITSMTQIDRLQDELFKQYPFYDNFLFNKETKTVRTAIYLKKEIVNTPARKDFVFNNLVDKITAFEAQYDLDVRVSGMPYIRTLNAQNIVDEIGLFVGAALLVTSLIFFLFFRSLRATFISLIVVCVGVMWTLGILGLLKYEITVLTALIPPLIIVIGIPNCIFLINKYQHEVKSHGNKVKSLQRVITKVGNATLMTNVTTASGFATFIFTESTLLKEFGVVASLSILAIFILCLLIIPIIYTFLPYPKDRHLEHLNKRWIGGFVDWTERMVRGKRIAIYITALALLVVCMIGIYKIKISGSLIEDMPKNEEFFSDIRFFEEEFNGIMPLEIMIDTKRKKGVMRATTLKRMNELEDLILETPELSRPISVVSLVKYSKQAYYNGNPKYYQLPTKQEEAFILPFAKNSSSGEVDLLQNFVDSTGQYARITTFMKDIGTDRMERIEENLNQKIAKVFPEEKYAVTMTGKALVFQKGTTYLVKNLALSLTLAIVLISLFMAYMFRSFRMIVVSLIPNLLPLVVTAGLMGYLGVPIKPSTILVFSIAFGISVDDTIHFLAKYRQELQANKWKIKKSVYAALRETGVSMFYTSIVLFFGFSVFTISSFGGTVALGALVSVTLLFAMLSNLLLLPSLLLSLERNIANKEILKKPAINIIPIEGDEDEDEVSSDSE, encoded by the coding sequence ATGTCAAAACAGAAAAAATCTAAATTTTGGGATGTCGTTGCAAGACTTATCTTGCGAAATAAAATAGGCATACTCTTAAGCCTTATTATCATTACGGTTTTATTCAGTACGCAATGGAAACACATGCGTTTCACTTACACTGAAGCTAATCTTTTACCTGATGATCATGAAGTTAATATTGAATACAATAAGTTTCTAGACATTTTTGGAGAAGAAGGTAATTTAATTGTATTTGGTGTAAAAGACAGCACGCTTTTTACTGTAGAGAAGTTAAACGCCTGGAACGCACTTTCTGAAAGTTTTAGAAATTATAAAGAAGTAGAAGCCGTTGTTTCCATAAAAGACTTACAAAAACTTGTTAAAAATAATGAGGCGCAAAAATTTGATTTAGAGCCTTTTATTAAAGATTCAATTACGTCAATGACGCAAATTGACAGGTTACAAGATGAGCTTTTTAAACAGTATCCTTTCTATGACAATTTTCTTTTTAATAAAGAGACCAAAACAGTACGAACGGCTATTTATTTAAAAAAAGAAATCGTTAATACACCTGCTCGAAAAGATTTTGTTTTTAATAATCTGGTAGACAAAATAACAGCCTTTGAAGCGCAATACGACCTGGACGTTCGTGTTTCTGGAATGCCTTATATTAGAACGCTAAATGCGCAAAATATTGTCGATGAAATTGGCTTATTTGTTGGAGCTGCGTTGTTAGTTACTTCACTTATTTTCTTCTTATTTTTTAGATCCCTTCGTGCCACTTTTATATCACTAATTGTGGTTTGTGTCGGTGTGATGTGGACCTTAGGTATCTTAGGATTATTAAAATATGAAATCACCGTATTAACTGCTTTAATCCCACCACTAATAATTGTTATAGGTATCCCAAATTGTATTTTTCTCATCAACAAATACCAACATGAGGTAAAATCTCATGGGAATAAAGTAAAATCTTTGCAGCGTGTCATTACTAAGGTGGGTAATGCAACTCTAATGACTAATGTCACTACGGCTTCTGGCTTTGCCACTTTTATTTTTACAGAAAGCACATTATTAAAAGAGTTTGGTGTTGTAGCCTCATTGAGTATTCTGGCTATTTTTATACTATGTTTATTAATTATACCTATAATCTACACCTTTTTACCCTATCCGAAAGACCGGCATTTAGAGCATTTAAACAAACGCTGGATTGGTGGTTTTGTAGATTGGACCGAGCGCATGGTGCGTGGCAAACGTATTGCTATTTACATTACGGCACTAGCCCTTTTAGTGGTATGTATGATTGGCATTTACAAAATTAAAATTTCGGGAAGTCTCATTGAAGACATGCCTAAAAACGAAGAGTTCTTTAGTGATATCCGCTTTTTTGAAGAAGAATTTAATGGGATTATGCCATTAGAAATCATGATAGACACCAAAAGAAAAAAAGGTGTGATGCGAGCGACCACACTTAAACGCATGAACGAGCTGGAAGATTTAATTCTTGAAACACCAGAACTTTCCAGACCCATTTCTGTTGTGAGTTTAGTTAAATACTCAAAGCAAGCCTATTATAATGGCAATCCAAAATACTACCAATTACCAACAAAACAAGAGGAGGCCTTTATTTTACCATTTGCTAAAAATTCAAGTTCTGGTGAGGTCGACCTACTACAAAATTTTGTAGACTCTACAGGTCAATACGCACGTATTACCACCTTTATGAAAGATATTGGTACGGATAGAATGGAGCGTATTGAAGAAAATTTAAATCAAAAAATTGCCAAGGTATTTCCTGAAGAAAAATATGCAGTTACCATGACTGGTAAGGCTTTAGTTTTTCAAAAAGGAACCACCTACTTGGTTAAAAACCTCGCCTTATCGCTAACCCTTGCGATTGTGCTTATATCCCTGTTTATGGCGTATATGTTCCGTTCGTTTAGAATGATTGTGGTGTCATTAATTCCAAATTTATTACCCTTAGTGGTTACTGCTGGTTTAATGGGCTATCTAGGTGTACCCATAAAGCCATCAACGATTTTAGTGTTTAGTATTGCCTTTGGTATTTCAGTAGATGATACTATCCATTTTTTAGCAAAATACAGACAAGAATTACAAGCCAATAAATGGAAAATTAAAAAATCTGTTTACGCTGCTTTGCGTGAAACTGGCGTAAGTATGTTTTATACTTCTATCGTATTATTCTTTGGTTTCAGTGTCTTTACCATCTCAAGTTTTGGTGGTACTGTGGCACTTGGCGCATTAGTTTCTGTAACGTTACTATTCGCTATGCTATCAAACTTACTACTCCTACCGTCTTTATTACTATCATTAGAGCGAAACATAGCTAACAAGGAAATTCTAAAAAAACCAGCTATCAACATTATTCCAATTGAAGGTGATGAAGATGAGGATGAAGTTTCAAGTGATTCGGAATAA
- the tsf gene encoding translation elongation factor Ts yields MSEVKISAAEVNKLRKATGAGMMDCKKALVEAEGDFDKAIDVLRKKGQKVAEKRADRDSSEGAAVAKINDSNTVGVTIVLGCETDFVGKNESFVALANEFVEKAINYDTLEDFLASDFGGITVAEKLVEQTGVVGEKLEINAFEKLEAPYVGSYVHINKIGALVGLTEANETVAKDVAMQVASMGATSLSYKDFDAAYIANETEARIAVIEKDNIELGRLGKTLKNVPKYISMAQLTPEVIAQAEADAKAELKAEGKPEQIWDKILPGKMERFISDNTTLDQEQCLLDQKFIKDDKMTVADYVASKNVEVTAFKRVSLG; encoded by the coding sequence ATGAGTGAAGTAAAAATTTCAGCAGCAGAAGTAAACAAATTAAGAAAAGCGACTGGTGCAGGTATGATGGATTGCAAAAAAGCTTTAGTAGAGGCTGAAGGTGATTTTGACAAAGCAATCGACGTATTACGTAAAAAAGGTCAAAAAGTAGCAGAAAAAAGAGCCGATCGTGATTCTAGCGAAGGTGCTGCTGTAGCAAAAATTAACGACAGTAATACCGTTGGTGTTACTATCGTATTAGGTTGTGAAACAGATTTCGTTGGTAAAAACGAATCTTTTGTTGCCTTAGCAAATGAATTTGTTGAGAAAGCAATCAACTATGATACTCTAGAAGATTTCTTAGCGTCTGATTTTGGCGGTATAACCGTTGCCGAAAAACTAGTTGAGCAAACTGGTGTTGTAGGTGAAAAATTAGAAATCAACGCGTTTGAAAAATTAGAAGCTCCTTATGTTGGTTCTTATGTTCACATTAATAAAATTGGCGCTTTAGTAGGTTTAACTGAAGCAAACGAAACAGTAGCTAAAGATGTAGCAATGCAAGTGGCTTCTATGGGAGCAACCTCTTTGTCTTACAAAGATTTTGATGCTGCTTATATCGCTAATGAAACGGAAGCAAGAATTGCTGTTATTGAAAAAGATAACATCGAGTTAGGCCGTTTAGGAAAAACGTTGAAGAATGTACCAAAATACATTTCTATGGCACAATTAACACCTGAAGTTATCGCTCAAGCTGAAGCAGATGCCAAAGCAGAGTTAAAAGCTGAAGGTAAGCCAGAACAAATTTGGGATAAAATTTTACCAGGAAAAATGGAACGTTTTATTTCAGATAATACAACTTTAGATCAAGAACAATGTTTATTAGATCAGAAGTTTATTAAAGATGATAAAATGACTGTTGCAGATTACGTAGCGTCTAAGAACGTTGAAGTAACCGCTTTTAAACGTGTGTCTTTAGGATAG
- a CDS encoding DUF5686 family protein — MRKHLLLTVLFLFSLSTISQTPETEKDSTKSDVLLKQIGNGFFPTKVWNFDLRYLVKFNQYEGFRTGLGGVTNDNFSEKYRIDSYLVYGFVDHRFKYKIGGGFRVHPETNTWINLSYKDDLQETGSSEFLTDGRFFSFFEPRLLNIDLFHKHITSAINIEHEFNPKLLAETEFAVSNIRPTYDYNYVLDNRSYGAFETTTAKASLQWNPFSAYEITAEGTTKELKDGYPKFTLQYSKSFRNVLSADFNFSKLDFRTIHKIIYNEDSYSVATFSAGLAHGDTPLTHLYHAYPNNIRKETILQRFSVAGINSFETMYFNEFFSDRYATLVFKHYIKPFHITKKFNPQLVLISRYAIGNMNNVSRHQNVSFSTLKQGYTESGFEINKLLLGFGLSLTYRYGPYHLSREEDNIAFKFTFNISL, encoded by the coding sequence ATGCGAAAACACCTGCTCTTAACTGTACTCTTTCTTTTTTCGTTATCAACAATTTCACAAACGCCTGAAACTGAAAAAGACAGCACAAAGTCCGATGTGTTATTAAAACAAATAGGTAATGGTTTTTTTCCTACCAAAGTATGGAATTTCGATTTACGCTACCTTGTGAAATTTAATCAATATGAAGGTTTTAGAACGGGATTAGGTGGAGTTACTAATGATAATTTTTCAGAAAAGTACCGCATAGATTCGTATCTCGTTTATGGTTTTGTAGACCACAGGTTTAAATACAAAATAGGTGGTGGATTTAGAGTGCATCCAGAAACAAACACCTGGATAAACTTGTCTTATAAAGATGATTTACAGGAAACAGGAAGCTCAGAGTTTTTAACGGACGGCCGTTTTTTCTCCTTCTTTGAACCGCGCTTATTAAATATTGATTTGTTCCATAAACACATTACATCAGCCATAAACATTGAGCATGAGTTCAATCCAAAATTATTGGCTGAAACAGAATTTGCGGTAAGCAACATCCGGCCGACCTATGACTATAATTATGTCTTAGACAATCGCTCTTATGGTGCCTTTGAAACCACGACTGCCAAAGCATCCTTACAATGGAACCCGTTTAGCGCTTATGAAATTACTGCTGAGGGAACCACAAAAGAGCTTAAAGACGGTTACCCAAAGTTTACTCTTCAATATTCTAAAAGTTTTAGGAATGTTCTGAGTGCCGATTTTAATTTTTCAAAATTAGATTTTAGAACCATTCATAAAATAATTTATAATGAAGACTCTTACTCTGTGGCTACATTTTCAGCTGGACTTGCCCATGGCGATACCCCTTTAACACATTTATATCACGCCTACCCTAATAATATTAGAAAAGAAACGATTTTACAGCGTTTCTCTGTGGCAGGCATCAACAGCTTTGAGACCATGTATTTTAATGAATTCTTTTCAGACAGATACGCCACCCTTGTCTTCAAACACTATATTAAACCGTTTCATATTACAAAAAAATTCAATCCGCAATTAGTACTCATCTCCCGTTACGCTATTGGGAATATGAATAACGTTAGCCGACATCAAAATGTGAGTTTTAGCACCCTAAAACAAGGCTATACAGAAAGTGGTTTTGAAATTAATAAGTTACTTCTCGGTTTTGGGTTGAGTTTAACCTACAGATATGGTCCCTACCATTTATCTCGCGAAGAAGATAATATTGCCTTTAAATTCACCTTTAATATATCATTATAA
- a CDS encoding peroxiredoxin, which translates to MFYNIMCYFKFICIYCAFLFSFISNAQDYTFIPENQQLLSDEQVKTMQIMISTDVILFNEQGEILPMSQIKLMTNPEYKPLFYVDIANKIKTVVFKKKSNLPVLVKKNPEAKFTKDEKALDFIVSDLKDKTIKLSELKGKVVVLNFWFTKCGPCIQEMPDLNALVKEFKDDPVVFLAITFNKKELVEQFLEEQTFDYSIAANANNVITIYGVQSYPTSMVINKKGEIVLKELGYRTNIQEVLSQSIKSQLTK; encoded by the coding sequence ATGTTTTATAATATTATGTGCTATTTTAAATTCATCTGTATTTATTGTGCGTTTTTATTTTCATTTATAAGCAACGCTCAAGACTACACATTCATTCCGGAAAATCAACAGCTGCTGTCTGATGAGCAGGTTAAAACCATGCAAATTATGATATCAACAGATGTGATACTCTTTAATGAACAGGGCGAAATTTTGCCAATGTCGCAAATAAAATTGATGACTAATCCAGAGTACAAACCATTATTTTATGTAGACATCGCTAACAAAATAAAAACGGTAGTGTTTAAAAAGAAAAGTAATCTTCCGGTCTTGGTTAAGAAAAACCCAGAAGCAAAATTCACAAAAGATGAGAAAGCTTTAGATTTTATTGTTTCAGATTTAAAAGATAAGACTATTAAGCTTTCAGAATTAAAAGGAAAAGTGGTCGTGCTTAATTTTTGGTTCACGAAATGTGGGCCTTGCATACAGGAAATGCCCGATTTAAATGCTTTAGTTAAAGAATTTAAAGATGACCCCGTTGTTTTTTTAGCCATAACTTTCAACAAAAAAGAGCTGGTCGAACAGTTTTTAGAAGAACAAACTTTCGATTATTCTATTGCTGCTAATGCAAACAATGTCATTACGATTTATGGTGTACAAAGCTACCCAACAAGTATGGTGATTAACAAAAAAGGGGAAATCGTGCTCAAAGAATTAGGGTATAGAACCAATATACAAGAGGTGCTTTCGCAATCTATTAAATCGCAACTAACAAAATAA
- the pyrH gene encoding UMP kinase, with the protein MKYKRILLKLSGEALMGDRQYGIDPQRLSEYAEDIKAVTEKGIEVAIVIGGGNIFRGVAGAMNGMDRVQGDHMGMLATVINGLALQNALEDAGVKTRLQSAIKINEVAEPFIRRKAMSHLTKGRVVIFGGGTGNPYFTTDSAAVLRAIEIQADVILKGTRVDGIYNVDPEKDDKAIKFEHITFDDVLRKGLKVMDTTAFTLSQENELPIIVFDMNTRGNLMKVVCGENIGTQVSL; encoded by the coding sequence ATGAAATACAAAAGAATTCTCCTAAAACTATCTGGTGAAGCCCTAATGGGAGACCGCCAATATGGTATCGACCCCCAACGTTTATCTGAATATGCAGAAGACATTAAGGCCGTTACCGAGAAAGGTATTGAAGTCGCTATCGTGATTGGTGGTGGCAATATTTTTAGAGGTGTTGCCGGTGCCATGAATGGTATGGACCGTGTTCAAGGTGACCATATGGGCATGCTCGCAACAGTTATTAACGGTTTAGCCTTACAAAATGCACTAGAAGATGCTGGTGTAAAAACACGCTTGCAAAGCGCTATTAAAATAAATGAAGTGGCAGAGCCTTTTATTAGAAGAAAAGCGATGAGTCACTTAACCAAAGGGCGTGTCGTGATTTTTGGAGGTGGTACAGGAAACCCTTATTTCACCACTGATTCTGCAGCCGTTTTAAGAGCAATAGAAATTCAAGCCGATGTTATCTTAAAAGGAACACGAGTGGATGGTATTTACAATGTAGACCCAGAAAAAGATGACAAAGCTATAAAATTTGAGCATATCACTTTTGATGATGTCTTAAGAAAAGGATTAAAAGTAATGGACACTACTGCTTTTACCCTGAGTCAAGAAAACGAATTGCCAATAATCGTATTCGATATGAATACCAGAGGTAATTTAATGAAAGTTGTTTGTGGTGAAAATATTGGAACTCAGGTAAGTTTGTAA
- the rpsI gene encoding 30S ribosomal protein S9 — MEVLHKIGRRKTAVARVYLKEGKGNITINKKDIKDYFDTATLQYKVNQPLVLTGNEETFDITVNVFGGGITGQAEAIRLAISRAMCELNDENRGILKPEGLLTRDPRMVERKKFGQKKARKKFQFSKR, encoded by the coding sequence ATGGAAGTATTACATAAAATTGGTCGTCGTAAAACGGCTGTTGCTCGTGTTTACCTTAAAGAAGGTAAAGGAAACATCACGATTAACAAAAAAGACATTAAAGACTACTTCGATACAGCTACGTTACAGTACAAAGTGAACCAACCGTTAGTATTAACTGGCAACGAGGAAACTTTTGACATTACTGTAAACGTATTTGGAGGGGGTATTACTGGTCAAGCAGAAGCTATACGTTTAGCAATTTCTCGTGCAATGTGTGAGTTAAATGACGAAAACAGAGGCATCCTTAAACCAGAAGGATTATTAACAAGAGATCCAAGAATGGTGGAGCGTAAGAAATTCGGACAGAAGAAAGCGCGTAAGAAATTCCAATTCTCGAAACGTTAA
- the frr gene encoding ribosome recycling factor — protein MNDDIQFIIDSTKEAMDSAIVHLKKQFVNIRAGKASPAMLGSVMVDYYGSQTPLSQIANVNTPDGRTITIQPWEKNMIQPIEKAILIANLGFNPMNNGELLIINVPPLTEERRLQLAKQAKAEAEDAKVGVRNARKDANNDIKKLEDASEDLQKNAEADVQELTDKAVKRIDELFANKDAEIMTV, from the coding sequence ATGAACGACGACATTCAATTTATAATAGACAGTACAAAAGAAGCCATGGACAGTGCTATCGTGCACCTAAAAAAACAGTTTGTAAACATTCGAGCGGGTAAAGCCAGTCCAGCAATGCTAGGAAGCGTTATGGTCGATTATTACGGTTCGCAAACACCACTAAGCCAAATAGCAAACGTGAATACTCCAGACGGGAGAACGATTACTATACAGCCTTGGGAAAAAAACATGATTCAACCTATAGAAAAAGCCATTTTAATTGCTAATTTAGGCTTTAATCCTATGAATAATGGCGAACTTTTAATCATTAATGTGCCGCCTTTAACTGAAGAACGCAGATTGCAGTTAGCAAAACAAGCAAAAGCAGAAGCTGAAGACGCTAAGGTAGGTGTGCGTAATGCCAGAAAAGATGCCAATAATGACATAAAAAAATTAGAGGATGCCTCTGAAGATCTTCAGAAAAATGCCGAAGCAGATGTTCAGGAATTAACAGACAAAGCTGTAAAACGTATCGACGAGCTGTTCGCAAATAAAGATGCAGAGATTATGACGGTTTAA
- the rplM gene encoding 50S ribosomal protein L13 encodes MDTLSYKTISANKATVDKQWVLIDADGQTLGRMCTQVAKLLRGKHKPSFTPHVDCGDNVIVINSEKINLSGNKWNDKTYIRHTGYPGGQRSLTATELFGKDPSRLVEKSVKGMLPKNKLGAALFRNLTVVTGTKHAHEAQKPKTINLNEFK; translated from the coding sequence GTGGATACATTAAGCTACAAAACCATTTCGGCTAATAAAGCTACTGTTGATAAGCAGTGGGTTTTAATAGATGCTGATGGTCAAACATTAGGGCGTATGTGCACTCAAGTTGCAAAACTTTTAAGAGGAAAGCACAAGCCAAGCTTCACACCACATGTTGATTGTGGAGATAACGTCATTGTTATCAATTCAGAAAAAATCAACTTATCAGGAAACAAGTGGAACGACAAAACGTACATTCGTCACACAGGTTACCCAGGTGGTCAAAGAAGTCTAACTGCTACTGAATTGTTCGGAAAAGATCCGTCAAGATTAGTAGAGAAATCTGTAAAAGGCATGTTACCTAAGAACAAATTAGGCGCAGCTCTTTTTAGAAATTTAACTGTTGTTACAGGTACTAAGCACGCTCACGAAGCTCAAAAGCCTAAAACAATTAACTTAAACGAATTTAAGTAA
- the asnS gene encoding asparagine--tRNA ligase → MMTKTVAQLLKETKLQEVDIKGWVRTFRANRFIALNDGSTINNIQCVVDFENTDEGTLKRITTGAAVHIKGELIESQGKGQSVEIAVGSIEILGDSDPETYPIQPKKHSFEFLRENAHLRTRTSTFSAVMRLRSSLSFAIHKYFNENGFYYMHTPIITGSDAEGAGEMFRLTNLDAKTPPLNEDGEVNYKEDFFGKETNLTVSGQLEAETYAMSLGKVYTFGPTFRAENSNTSRHLSEFWMIEPEVAFMDLAGNMDLAEDFMKSVITYILENNAEDLEFLDQRLFDEEKVKPQAERSEMRLIEKLKFVTENNFKRVSYTEAIDILRNSKPNKKKKFNYIIEEWGADLQSEHERFLVEKHFKCPVILFDYPANIKAFYMRLNEDGKTVRAMDILFPGIGEIVGGSQREERLEVLKEKMAVLDIPEEELWWYLDLRKYGTAVHSGFGLGFERLVMFTTGMGNIRDVIPYPRTPQNAEF, encoded by the coding sequence ATGATGACAAAAACAGTTGCACAATTATTAAAAGAGACAAAACTACAGGAAGTAGATATTAAGGGGTGGGTGAGAACATTTAGAGCCAATCGTTTTATTGCTTTGAATGACGGTTCTACAATTAATAATATTCAGTGTGTCGTTGATTTTGAAAACACAGATGAAGGCACATTAAAGCGCATTACAACGGGTGCTGCAGTTCATATTAAAGGTGAATTAATTGAAAGTCAAGGTAAAGGTCAAAGTGTAGAAATCGCAGTCGGCTCTATTGAAATTTTAGGCGATAGTGATCCTGAGACCTACCCCATTCAACCCAAAAAACACTCCTTTGAATTTTTGCGTGAGAACGCCCATTTACGTACCCGAACCAGTACTTTTAGTGCGGTTATGCGTTTACGCTCTTCACTATCCTTTGCCATTCATAAATACTTTAACGAAAACGGTTTTTATTATATGCACACCCCAATTATTACGGGTAGTGATGCAGAAGGTGCAGGCGAAATGTTTCGTTTAACAAACTTAGACGCTAAGACTCCTCCTTTAAATGAAGATGGTGAAGTAAACTATAAGGAAGATTTTTTTGGAAAAGAGACAAACCTAACGGTTTCTGGGCAGTTAGAAGCCGAAACCTATGCCATGTCTTTAGGTAAAGTGTATACTTTTGGGCCTACATTTAGAGCCGAAAATTCAAATACCTCTCGTCACCTCTCTGAATTCTGGATGATTGAACCAGAAGTTGCGTTTATGGATTTAGCAGGAAATATGGATCTAGCTGAAGATTTCATGAAATCTGTTATTACCTACATCCTTGAAAATAATGCTGAAGATTTAGAATTTTTAGACCAACGCTTATTCGACGAAGAAAAAGTAAAACCTCAGGCAGAGCGCAGTGAAATGCGTTTAATTGAAAAACTAAAATTTGTTACCGAAAACAACTTCAAGCGCGTAAGCTATACAGAAGCTATAGATATTCTAAGAAATTCAAAACCAAACAAGAAAAAGAAATTTAATTATATTATTGAAGAATGGGGTGCCGACTTACAATCTGAGCATGAACGTTTTCTAGTAGAAAAACATTTTAAATGTCCGGTAATATTATTTGACTATCCTGCAAATATTAAAGCCTTTTATATGCGTTTAAATGAAGATGGAAAAACCGTTCGGGCCATGGATATTTTATTTCCTGGCATTGGAGAGATTGTTGGCGGGTCTCAGCGTGAAGAACGTTTAGAGGTATTAAAAGAGAAGATGGCCGTTTTAGATATTCCTGAAGAAGAATTATGGTGGTATTTAGATTTACGTAAGTATGGAACTGCAGTACATTCTGGTTTTGGCCTAGGATTTGAACGCTTAGTGATGTTTACCACAGGCATGGGCAACATTCGTGATGTAATACCTTATCCGCGTACGCCACAAAACGCAGAATTTTAA
- the rpsB gene encoding 30S ribosomal protein S2 has translation MAVEVKELLEAGVHFGHLTRKWDPNMAPYVYMERNGIHIINLYKTAAKMEEAGDALAKIAASGRKILFVATKKQAKDIVAEKAGGINMPFITERWPGGMLTNFVTIRKAIKKMATIDRMKKDGTFLTLSKKERLQVDRLRAKLEKNLGSIVDMTRLPAALFVVDIKREHIAIKEAQKLNIPIFAMVDTNSDPRQVDYVIPSNDDASKSIDKILTHVTEAITGGLNERKAEKADKSEGKSEAKAKKADKTEDKAEKPAKSEAKTAKAANEEE, from the coding sequence ATGGCAGTAGAAGTAAAAGAATTACTTGAAGCAGGTGTACACTTCGGTCACCTTACACGTAAGTGGGATCCAAACATGGCGCCTTACGTATATATGGAGCGTAACGGCATCCATATTATAAACCTATACAAAACAGCAGCTAAGATGGAAGAAGCTGGAGATGCGTTAGCAAAAATCGCAGCCTCTGGTCGTAAAATCTTATTTGTTGCTACAAAAAAACAAGCAAAAGACATTGTCGCTGAAAAAGCAGGTGGTATTAACATGCCTTTCATTACTGAAAGATGGCCAGGCGGAATGTTAACCAACTTCGTTACTATTAGAAAAGCAATCAAAAAGATGGCTACTATTGATAGAATGAAAAAAGACGGTACTTTTTTAACCTTATCTAAAAAAGAGCGTTTACAAGTAGATCGTTTAAGAGCGAAACTAGAAAAGAACTTAGGTTCTATTGTAGACATGACCCGTCTTCCAGCAGCCTTGTTTGTTGTAGATATTAAACGTGAGCATATCGCGATTAAAGAAGCACAGAAATTAAACATTCCTATTTTTGCAATGGTCGATACGAACTCTGATCCACGTCAAGTAGATTACGTAATTCCATCAAATGATGATGCTTCTAAATCAATCGATAAAATTTTAACGCACGTTACTGAAGCTATAACTGGTGGATTAAATGAGCGTAAAGCTGAAAAAGCAGATAAGTCTGAAGGCAAATCTGAAGCTAAAGCTAAAAAAGCAGATAAGACCGAAGACAAAGCTGAAAAACCAGCAAAGTCTGAAGCTAAAACTGCAAAGGCAGCTAACGAAGAAGAATAA